The following nucleotide sequence is from Pleurodeles waltl isolate 20211129_DDA chromosome 8, aPleWal1.hap1.20221129, whole genome shotgun sequence.
ctgaatactgatggattggtctatgtgtgtcataatatggtgaacggatatccgctgtggcagtggtaagttggcagcagtcagtgtggcggtaagtgggatttactgcaaatgtcataataagggccataatggcTGAGTCTAAAAACATCTCAAACACTTCTCTCAAACTACATGCACTGTTTGGCCAGTCTaaattgtgtgctgcattcttttaAAATCCTTAGTGACACGCACATGGTAATTTAGGGAGATGAATTACTGTTCAAATGGGCACAACTAGCTTTAGCCCCTGTTTTATAATTTGCATCCAGTTGTTACACCAGGTTCTAACTGAGCAAATTATTGTAGTTATTGTTTTTGATGTGCTAAGCGTATAGAGAAAAGGATAAACGAGGAACAATGGAGTATTGTTATCAGAAGAAAGGCTTCCACAAGTAGTTGCATGCAGCCTCATTTGTACACCACATTTGTAAAGAGTGTTTTATGAGCATAATTACAGCTTTAAAGAAGAAGTAACAGGACTAATTTAGGCAATATACATAGTGGCTAACTTCAATTAACATTTGAGCCAACTGTGATGATTCTAAGGTAGAATCTCATGCCACTTTAGACATATTTTGGACTAAAGTTTATAACTTACCAAGCAACGTTTATGTATGCCTCTCAGTGAAAGCTCGTAGTGTGAATACCACATTCTACATCAAGTTATTCACTGCTACTACATAAGAGCAGtgaaaatacaaaaatgttttcCTACTGCTCTTACATCAGTATGGAAATAACTCCCTTAACTCAGGTTTCTTCATCACAAGTTTACCTTCAGGGTCCACTTTCAGGCTAAGGGACACTAGAATATACGGCACCCACCCATGAGATTCCCTATGCTCAGAGTTACACTGACCATCCATTCGGACTCCTCTCTAATTCCCTGAATGCAAGCAGTCAAAGCAAAGACATTCCTTGAAGGAGTCAAACAGTTATTTCATTAAGTGACTGCTACCCTTGCTCTTTCCATATGTACTTTGAGTATAAGGTCCCATTTCCAAAGTTTGGTACCCTAAAGAAAATCTCATTGTTATATTCCTGTCACATCTCGTGGTCTATCCATGTACCCTTCTAGACTCAATAGTGCTTACTATTACATCAGCCCCCCACTTCAAAGCTCCCTTTGACCGGTGAGTTTGAAATTCACTGTGCTGATACTATATAAAATAGGTTCTCATAATCATATTTTAAAGTCCATCAAATGTTGATACTTTGCTGCCAATAGCCCTGTCTATACTAAAATGTTTTGGGGTGTTCCTAAACTTTGTGAGATTGTTCTCAGGGCTCAGCCCACACCTCTGGAACATACCCCATTCATGTGAGTGTACAGTTAGCATTGTCACTCATCTATTCATCTAGCCATTGTGCTCCCAGATCCATCTTTCTCTGGCTCTCTTCATGAAAGCgtttggtctttttgttttcttatgtCAGTTTGTTTCTTCTAGGGCTAGGGGTCCTGAGTTTCACTTCTCTACTTTCCTATCCTCCTTCTCAGTAATGTGGGCTTCCAATTCCAACTGAGATAAACTATGGCAGGAGCAGTGCTGCTTGCTCTAAATGGTGGAAGGGAGGAGAGATATTAAagaactcttcttctgcttcctcttgcttctgtccttcttcctcttcctctactgGGATCCACAAGTATCTGATGTCTCCCCAGGCTTTGAGGGGTTTCTCCACTTCAACCGTCTTTGCTCTGCTGAGTATACTGGGACTAAATTCCAGTTGCagcccacccaacaaaattaataaaaaaagacaTACATACACAAATCCCAAAACTGATTGTATCAAATATATACTAAAACTAGAAGAAAGTGTCTACTTCCAGCAAGGGACGCATGGTTTATGGTATTCAAGTTTGTAAGTTAGCTGCTGTACACAAGATCTGTTGCAATGCTGAACAAACCAATTCTTCATACTGAATTATTAAATAGGAGAGCATCAATGTTTGTGTGTACCTCAATATATATAGAAGTCCAATATATTGTAAGATAGAAACAGTTTCATTAAGAAGCTCGGGGTATACTTCTGGTAGATACAGTGCAATGCTGCATGCTTTTTCTTCAGATATGGAAGAACAGAATATTAAGAAGCACCACAACAATGGTTAGACTTAAGGGACCAATCAGTAAAATACCTTAACCAattgaggaaaaagaagaaaacaataatGACTAAAACAACACAGAAATGACAACAAATTGAAAAGGCAATCAGGAgatattattttgtaaaaaaaaaggtgAATCCATGCATATTACCAAAAGTGAAAAATAGTTAACGCCAAACTGCCTTGCAAATGCCAGTCGGGTAAATGCCATATCAGTCACCTTACATGCTTGTACATCCTCTATCTTACTCTTGGGCACTCCTAAAGTTCCCAAATGGCTAGACACAACTTTTTTGGATGCCAGGACAGAGACAACTGTGGGAGACAGGCTCAGCTACTCTCCTCAGCAAGGGACCAGTCTGTGTCAGAAATGTATACAGATACAGTCACATGCTCAGAATATTGAATATCTTCCTTTTGTTCACTTCTATACTTCCCACATGGAAATCAACATCTCTCAGGGTGATAGGAAACGTAGCTGTGTGAGAAAAACTCAATTGCTGAACCAGAGGTCCAATACAGCCCCCACTTCACACTGGTTTGATGATTCTTCTGTGAAGATGTCTTTCTTTATCTTAATGTCTGATTGGACTGAAATACAATTTTAGGAATTGGCTAAAAACTTATTGACTCCTAAAAAGGAATTTGTAAATAAGAAATAAATTTTTTGCAGTTTGAAAAGCTTCGACATGTGAATCTGAGTGTTTTTACCTGCAAATAGGCTGCTATATCTGACCCTAGATTGTTGATGAATatctccatgccacatgcatttttTAACCCTTTTGCTACAGGTTCCTATTCAAAATATTAAATTTAAAAGAGGAATTTAAAATAGGTAAAGGCTCAGTTGGACAACATATCAGTATAACAATATGTATGCCATAGGAACCAGGGAATCCCGTTAAATATACTTTTTCTGGAATCTCCCTACAATGGATTTGCACCATGCATGGCTAAATAACTGTGATTAATGGTCCATGGATCTGACTCAGGCAAGAGCAGGTAATACAGATCAGAATTAAGAAAAATACAGATCAGAATTAAGAAAAATGAAGAAGAGATACACATAAACTACATGTTATTTAATTGGCCCCGTAATAACACTATTATAAGAGGTTAAATCATGCTTGCCAGTCTTATCAGTAGGAGTCAATTTCATAACCATTCAAacaacttagggccacatgtacgaaaggaaaaagagatgcattacaaaaacaaaaaatgaaacgtttttgtttcatttttttagagcaggcagtggtccgtaggaccactgcctgctctgaaaaaatgtttacagtgacattcacaacgggaatGGGCCCCATGgcgtccccttcccttttgcaaatgggttagaaacccatttgaaatgggtgcaaactgcgattggtttgcgaccacgtttgcggacacaaaacaatcctacattgcactgcgagtcgcaattaggaagggaacgcctgttactgaatcacaaaactgggtttgtgcaacgcgatctgctttttgcacatcgcaaacagctaaatttgttgtttgcgatgtgcaaaaagctacctacatgtggcccttagagacTAGTCAGAGATTTCACGACATCAAGACGGTCAGCCTGACCTGGAGCTGAGAAGGGAAAAGGTGACTCCATACCCTAAGGTACTTATACATAGCAAACACAAAAAGAGTCAGGGAAAATATGGGTAAGCCCTAACCATGtgaaaactgagggcctgatttaagaggccctaatgccaccttagcgccaccatagcattaTTTCTTTTACGATAAaacggtgctaaagtggctttttacacaccccatatttacaaagtggaaaaatgcatgcattgcgccactttgtaaacctttgcaccacattatgcctgcgccaggtataatgtattcaaggggtgcATTCCCCCGTCATGGGTTCAAaagatggcacaaggaaatctaagagattttcttgcaacattttttttcagcacttttaacgcctgtttggagcaggcgttaaaagggagcatgCAATTGAAGACAAGGGGAccttatgtactttgcaggagtggcTCCAAAATTGTGGTGCTACTCTTGCAGGGTACATCAATAACATCAGGAATTCtaacgctattgccccttaccgtGTGCCATGgtccaccgtattttaaatatggcacacacatggtgacagtagtggggtgctaaagggcgccagaaaagtggtgctgcactgagtgccacttttcttaaatcagctccCGAATGGGAAATACACAATTGTAGGAATGCAATTATTGCATATAATCTAAACAAAGACCAAAGTCAAAACAACACGCTGATGGGATTCCAGGCATCTGCTTCTTGTTAGTTTGCCCTAAATTCTTGCTGTGCCTAATCTCAAATGAAAAGTTCAACCTCAAAAGACTTGACAAATGTGTCAGGGCCAATACCTAGTTTACATTAATTCCCCACTCTATGTCCTACcagaaaataattttatatttcATTTACCTCAACAAGCCACATGAAATCCAATAATTATTCCCTTATAAAATGGTTAAAGACGGTTCCTACACATTGGTAGGGACAATCAATAAAACCTCCTCatactaaaaacaaataaaaacaacaaaaaaaagaaatgggccagatttacaaggccctagtgccaccggagtgtcatatcttgtgactctccagtggtgctaaccacttctccatatttacaaggaggtttaaCTTCCCTTTTTGTGGTTTTACgcctacttgtaaatatgggcccctcggatgcagttttctgcagcagaggggtgtgcaatgggtgttgcagtgggcactccactgacaacaccaattgcttttggccttgacccagatttacaagtaggagtaaatctgtggcagcaaaaAAGACTAACTCCACCTCAGGGGTAGCATTAGTGTggcacgaggagaaatacttttattcctcctcgttttttgctttttccatgtgtgcagcattctgggtcacatgactaggtatagctgaCAGCTGGTCTTTATGTAATGCTCCTAGACTGTGAGACAAAGAGGGATTAGGTGTTAGCAGAatgggtcatctctgacttgatCACCTACCACCCTTGCACATCATAAATCATAATCATAAAGGGTTAAACTCTAGTCATTTGTGCCCCCAGGCAAGCTGGAGCTATGGCATGGAGATAAGAAGTTCCAAACACTTCTGGGGTGGGAACCTCTACTCCTATTTCAGAGCTGGCCCCAAGTATAAAAATTTGACCCTCAGATCTAATTCTTCAGTATACCTCTGgctctgtggaagactcagaaggattgTTGTTCTGCACTGCTTCATGAAGGAGTGATACTCTGCTGAGCTGATATTCTGCTGCCCGGCTGCCTGCTggtctgctgcctgagtgagaagaaaTGGACCTACCTCTTaaacccagaaccaccagagtgatcCAAACTGCTAGTttgctggtctcctgatcagagcctgagACAGAAAACGCTCCAATGACCTTAatcccagcacctgaactctgtctgCTGTGATAATTGTCCCCTAAGTGGTggtaccccagtcctggacccttgaaaacgGGCCTTTCGCTACCCTGTGGGCAGAATTGATGAGCATGACTCATCTTCCCGCAGCCACATTGGAACCACTGCTGTGcaatgtatccccaacacaggaccTCCTATCACAGCCCCTCAGACTGCTGCAGTGTGATGCACCCTTGACTCAGCACTTCATAAAGAAAGCCCTCTGTCAATGGCATGCTCattgatgatgcaggacctcacatcacagtgcTGTGGCTTCAGTGCAGTTGTGTGATGCATCCTTGACGTGTATTTCACAACACTACCCAACATGACTTAAGATACTTTGTTCACATGAAATACTTGGTCCCTGCATACCACCTGCACTCCATAACAGTCAGCCTGAACcttactttgtcctggtccagtgtgaccagataaccacagattACACTTTATGCTtaaaggcactattttcacttacatctttAGAACTGCATATCTCCAGGTCTACtccttggatttttgttgttttggtcttaagtAAATTATTAAACGTTAgtttctacattggtgtgggatttttcttgtgttgtgttttcactttattgcagtttaaagtgctgcatacattctttacaaattgcctctcagttaagacatataggcggtcattctgaccctggcggtcattgaccgccagggccggggaccgcgggagcaccgccaacaggctggcggtgctcccaacggcattctgaccgcggcggtacagccgcggtcagaaacggaaaaccggcggtctcccgccggttttccgctgccctgaggaatcctccatggcggggcagcttgctgcgccgccatggggattccgaccccctcaccgccatcctgttcctggcggtcgtgaccgccaggaacaggatggcggtgaggggtgtcctggggctcctgggggcccctgcagtgcccatgccaaaggcatgggcactgcaggggcccccgtaagagggcccctaaaagattttcagtgtctgcattgcagacactgaaaatcgcgacgggtgctactgcacccgtcgcacccttcccactccgccggctccattcggagcaggcttcctcgtgggaaggggtttccccctgggctggcgggcggccttctggcggtcgccagacagcccagcgggaaacaccgaataaccgcggtggtcttctgaccgcgtagcggtattctgttgggggaactttggcgggcggcctccgccgcccgccaaggttagaatcacccccatagcctTGTGCCAAGCGACCAGAAGGTTGAGCACAAATTAACTTTGGTTATGCTTGTGTTTCCCCCTGACCAGAATTATGGTtattgcttgagtaggatttcacacacctcaaccagtaatccaatttcctacATGCTGCAATACATGGACATAGTAAGAGTGTAAGTATTTAACCCTGTAATGCTTTCCTTCCTTTTTGTCTCTTTCTGCAGATGTTAACATTGTTCATGATTATGCCTTCTGTCAACACTACCACAGCCTTTGGAGTTCCAAACTTTGTGCTGGTCTGCTTTACAAGCATACAGAGTTGGCAGCATTGGCTGTCCATTCCTTTGGCTCTTCTCTTCTTTGTAGCCTTTGTCTCCAATATCACAATCTTGTCAGTCATACAAAGAGAGCATGCCCTCCATGAACCCATGTACTATTTCCTAGGCTTACTTGCAGTATTTGATCTGGGACTATGCACCTCCACCATGCCGAAAATTATGGGAATACTGTGCCTTGATATGAAGGTCATTGACTTGCCTGCCTGCTTCCTTCAGATGTACTTGATGAACATTTTATTGGCAATGGAATCTGCTACATTTCTTTTCATGGCTTACGACCGCTACATAGCCATCTGCAACCCCCTGAGGTACTCTATTGTCATTACCACCAGATTTGTTGCAAAAGCAATTGTGTTTATAGTGCTGAGAAATGCCTTGCTGCTATTGCCTGTGCCGGTGTTTGCTGCCAGACTTCAGTACTGCTCCAGAAATGTTGTTGAACATTGTTTCTGCACCAGTGCTGCAGTGACATCACTTGCTTGCAATAATAGGACATTTAACACACTCTATCAGCTGACTGTTGCGTTTGGCCTCCTAGGAAGTGACCTCATCTTGATTGTTGTGTCCTATTGCTTGATCCTGAGGGTGGTAATGATGTTTCAGGGTGAAGGAGCTGCGGCAAAAGCCTTCAGCACCTGCAGTTCCCACCTtattttgatttcatttttttacactgtGCTGCTAGTTTTAATTTTCACTGCCAAGTTTGAGAAAGTAATACCACACGATGTTCCAATCTTATTGAACGTTCTTCACTTCTTGGTCCCACCAGTCCTCAACCCAATTGTTTATGGGGTCAGGACCACAGAGATAAAACGGGGAATCATAAAAATGATAAGGAGTGAAATTACAGCCCCTAGGATTAAATAAATCAACAGAGAGATGGATAAACACCAATAGTTTGAAAGGCACATCTCCAGTGCatcctaaaccaaaatctgctgCCTATGAATCATGATGCGAGTCCGAGGAGCACCTCCATTTATTCTCATCTCCTTTAAGCAATGTCTTCGGCTTTATCAGCACTAAGGAGGAAATTTGAATTCTACCACAATAATATCTATCAGCACAGCTTTATTTGTTATGTTAGGTATTCCAAGATATTGTGGTTTTATATGCAATTGTGGACAC
It contains:
- the LOC138249361 gene encoding olfactory receptor 56A4-like, with the protein product MIMPSVNTTTAFGVPNFVLVCFTSIQSWQHWLSIPLALLFFVAFVSNITILSVIQREHALHEPMYYFLGLLAVFDLGLCTSTMPKIMGILCLDMKVIDLPACFLQMYLMNILLAMESATFLFMAYDRYIAICNPLRYSIVITTRFVAKAIVFIVLRNALLLLPVPVFAARLQYCSRNVVEHCFCTSAAVTSLACNNRTFNTLYQLTVAFGLLGSDLILIVVSYCLILRVVMMFQGEGAAAKAFSTCSSHLILISFFYTVLLVLIFTAKFEKVIPHDVPILLNVLHFLVPPVLNPIVYGVRTTEIKRGIIKMIRSEITAPRIK